The following proteins come from a genomic window of Thermoproteus sp.:
- a CDS encoding V-type ATP synthase subunit A — protein sequence MSGRIEYISGPVVKADLPGARLYELVFVGELKLFGEVVRIQGDKAFIQVYEDTTGIKPGEPVVRSGEPLSAWLGPGILGRIYDGVQRPLKLIFESTNRPFVARGIGYDQAPPLDLKAEFDFKPAVKVGEEVWPGDVLGSVQETSLIEHRIMYPPLPGNTPGVVEWIAEGKYKVDDVIARIRTKSGVVEVKMWHKWPVRRPRPFREKLPPVEPLITGVRTIDTMFPIAKGGAAAIPGPFGSGKTVTIRTLFLYAQARVIVPVLCGERGNEAADALQGLLKLKDPYTGKSLLERTTIIVNTSNMPVAAREASIYTGAAIGEYFRDMGYDVLVSADSTSRWAEAMREVALRIGEMPSEEGYPAYLPTRLAEFYERAGRVVLLGRPSDGNARVGSLTIAASVSPPGGDFTEPVTSNTLRFIGAFWPLSPRLAYSRHYPAIDWLLGFSRYVETVQDWWTRVDPEWRRIRDTFQSILSREAELQEVVRILGTEALSEYEKHILNTAFLIREGFLKQDAFNPIDTPSMPKKQVLLMRAIYTYYEEGLKAIEAGVPASALRELNSVKRLPRLRMEIKNENVEEELTRFIKTLTEEIRALTTRRAQ from the coding sequence ATGAGCGGCCGTATTGAGTATATATCCGGGCCTGTCGTCAAGGCGGACCTTCCTGGCGCCAGGCTCTACGAGCTGGTGTTCGTCGGCGAGCTTAAACTCTTCGGTGAAGTCGTCAGAATACAGGGAGATAAAGCGTTCATCCAGGTATATGAGGACACGACGGGCATAAAGCCCGGAGAGCCGGTCGTGCGAAGCGGCGAGCCTCTGAGCGCCTGGCTGGGCCCGGGCATATTGGGTAGGATATACGACGGCGTGCAGAGGCCGCTTAAATTAATCTTCGAGAGCACCAACAGACCTTTTGTAGCTAGAGGCATAGGCTACGATCAAGCGCCGCCTCTCGACCTAAAGGCCGAATTCGACTTCAAGCCTGCGGTAAAGGTAGGCGAAGAGGTCTGGCCCGGCGACGTCTTGGGCTCCGTACAAGAGACCTCGCTGATAGAACATAGGATTATGTATCCGCCCCTACCTGGCAACACGCCGGGCGTAGTGGAGTGGATAGCTGAGGGCAAATATAAAGTGGACGACGTAATAGCTAGGATACGCACTAAGTCGGGCGTCGTCGAGGTCAAGATGTGGCATAAATGGCCGGTCCGCAGGCCTAGGCCGTTCCGCGAGAAATTGCCTCCGGTGGAGCCGCTCATAACGGGGGTCCGCACGATAGACACCATGTTTCCCATAGCTAAAGGAGGGGCCGCCGCCATACCCGGCCCCTTCGGCTCCGGCAAGACGGTCACTATACGTACCTTGTTCCTCTACGCCCAAGCTAGAGTCATAGTGCCGGTGCTCTGCGGCGAAAGGGGTAACGAGGCTGCAGATGCGCTACAAGGCCTCTTAAAGCTGAAAGATCCCTATACCGGCAAATCGCTATTGGAGAGGACTACGATAATAGTCAACACCTCCAACATGCCTGTAGCGGCGAGGGAGGCCTCGATATATACCGGCGCCGCCATTGGCGAGTATTTCCGCGATATGGGCTACGACGTATTGGTGTCGGCAGACTCGACCTCCAGATGGGCCGAGGCCATGAGGGAAGTCGCGTTGAGGATTGGCGAGATGCCTAGCGAAGAGGGCTATCCGGCCTATCTCCCCACCCGCCTTGCCGAGTTCTACGAGCGCGCCGGCCGTGTCGTGTTGTTAGGCCGTCCGTCTGATGGCAACGCCCGCGTGGGCTCTTTAACCATAGCCGCGTCTGTAAGCCCGCCCGGAGGCGACTTCACGGAGCCTGTGACCTCCAATACGCTCCGCTTTATCGGCGCGTTCTGGCCTCTCTCGCCTCGTCTCGCCTATTCGCGCCACTATCCCGCAATAGATTGGCTACTCGGCTTCTCGCGTTATGTGGAGACCGTACAGGACTGGTGGACGCGCGTAGATCCCGAGTGGCGCCGTATTAGAGACACGTTCCAGTCTATTTTGAGCAGAGAGGCAGAGCTACAAGAGGTAGTGAGAATTCTCGGCACTGAGGCGTTAAGCGAATATGAAAAACACATACTCAATACGGCGTTCCTCATAAGAGAGGGCTTCCTGAAGCAAGACGCATTTAATCCCATAGACACGCCCTCTATGCCCAAAAAACAAGTGTTGCTGATGAGGGCCATTTATACGTACTATGAGGAGGGCCTAAAGGCCATAGAGGCCGGCGTGCCCGCCTCAGCGCTTAGGGAGCTAAATTCCGTGAAGCGCCTTCCGAGACTCCGCATGGAGATCAAAAACGAAAACGTAGAAGAGGAGCTGACCAGGTTCATCAAGACGCTCACGGAAGAGATACGCGCGCTCACGACTAGAAGAGCTCAATAA
- a CDS encoding V-type ATP synthase subunit E, with the protein MSLFQDLINQHIKELEELKQKLYDDIQNKIKQKSYELLSRYSEEISNVQSQVTLERERILYEALVESRKKTANIYEVILNQVKKDIYDFIDNNRTSDRYIRFLENILIKAKEVIGDDLLVYSSPKDKNTIAILMRKLGLKGEVAERDIIGGLIASSRDGSVKLDMSIESLIESNIDELKRAVLSVL; encoded by the coding sequence ATGAGTCTTTTCCAGGATCTCATAAATCAACACATCAAAGAGCTTGAAGAACTTAAACAGAAGTTGTATGATGATATTCAAAATAAAATTAAACAGAAATCATATGAGCTATTATCGAGATATTCTGAGGAAATTAGTAATGTTCAGAGTCAAGTCACTTTAGAGAGAGAAAGAATTCTCTATGAGGCGCTCGTCGAAAGTAGAAAGAAGACAGCAAATATATATGAAGTTATTTTAAATCAAGTGAAAAAAGACATATATGACTTTATCGATAATAATAGAACTAGTGATAGATATATTAGGTTTTTAGAAAATATATTAATTAAAGCAAAAGAGGTCATAGGAGATGACCTACTAGTCTACTCCTCGCCTAAGGACAAGAACACAATTGCAATACTTATGAGGAAGTTGGGCCTCAAGGGCGAGGTGGCTGAACGAGATATAATAGGAGGGCTTATAGCCTCTTCGCGCGACGGCTCGGTTAAGTTAGATATGTCTATAGAGTCGCTTATTGAGAGTAACATAGATGAGTTAAAAAGAGCTGTATTGTCGGTCCTATGA
- a CDS encoding V-type ATP synthase subunit F — MSIVLGDRYTVDLFKLMGFNGRTFNDARELYEYIQKNLDIYNIFFISSNFAKQIRKELDELRLRNPNKIFVEIPSVLENMEKEVNYLQLVRQILGG; from the coding sequence ATGTCTATAGTTCTAGGCGATAGGTACACCGTTGATTTGTTCAAACTTATGGGATTTAACGGCAGGACTTTTAATGACGCAAGAGAATTATATGAATATATACAGAAAAATCTCGATATATATAACATATTTTTTATTTCATCGAACTTTGCAAAACAAATTAGAAAAGAACTAGATGAACTTAGATTAAGAAATCCAAATAAGATATTCGTAGAGATACCAAGCGTGTTAGAAAACATGGAGAAGGAGGTCAACTATCTACAGTTGGTGCGCCAAATCTTAGGCGGATAA
- a CDS encoding CDP-2,3-bis-(O-geranylgeranyl)-sn-glycerol synthase: MNILDLLIYSLILIWPPYVANGSAVLAALVPKRHPIDFGKKWRGARLFGDGKTYEGFAIGLLAGTTIGWLPNLAYRILTPTDAAILSASALVGDLIGAFIKRRMCLPRGYPAFPLDQLDFLLTSLFIYSLYNNISIYIIFISVILTPLIHRITNVVAYWLRLKKEPW; the protein is encoded by the coding sequence ATGAATATTCTTGACCTACTTATATACTCCTTAATATTGATCTGGCCTCCTTATGTCGCCAATGGGTCAGCTGTTTTGGCCGCCCTAGTCCCGAAAAGACATCCAATAGACTTCGGGAAGAAATGGCGCGGCGCTAGGCTGTTCGGAGATGGGAAGACCTACGAGGGCTTCGCCATAGGCCTTCTTGCCGGCACCACAATAGGCTGGCTGCCGAATTTAGCCTATCGTATACTTACGCCTACAGATGCGGCAATCCTCTCGGCGTCGGCGCTCGTAGGAGATCTAATTGGGGCCTTCATCAAGAGGCGTATGTGTTTGCCGAGAGGATATCCGGCATTTCCTCTCGATCAACTTGATTTTCTTCTAACATCTTTATTTATTTATTCTCTATATAACAATATTTCAATATATATCATATTTATTTCAGTTATATTGACTCCATTAATTCATAGAATTACTAATGTTGTGGCGTATTGGCTTAGGCTAAAGAAGGAACCTTGGTAG
- a CDS encoding C2H2-type zinc finger protein, which yields MAGEVCLICQNKKDGYLSASTEYKCTVCGASISWGDAVSHYMKHVKTSGNDAICGICNAKVKKADIRSHIRSHFAVKEGNRFFCGVCGREFLNEKSLFVHMMRSHE from the coding sequence ATGGCCGGCGAGGTGTGTCTTATCTGCCAGAACAAAAAAGATGGCTACCTCTCCGCCTCGACCGAGTATAAATGTACTGTATGCGGCGCATCGATATCGTGGGGCGATGCGGTCTCGCACTACATGAAACACGTGAAGACCTCAGGGAACGACGCGATATGTGGGATATGTAACGCGAAGGTCAAAAAGGCCGATATCCGCAGCCACATTAGGAGCCACTTCGCGGTCAAAGAGGGGAATAGGTTCTTCTGCGGAGTCTGCGGCAGAGAGTTCTTAAATGAGAAGAGCCTGTTCGTCCATATGATGAGAAGCCACGAATGA
- a CDS encoding radical SAM protein gives MSFDVILTTDRGMMSNYHGKEFLGFGTTGPVFVELPFGFSERFHTYLFAPKIKTDKMGRPVQAPYGMRKIEAKLLDAGINAAIIDPDYVPKYLKSAKILMLSHHDYFGVNPPSSTWGVILGRETLNAYLFRRFMERIEGLIWEGKKLNGLKVMVGGPAAWQWLYYPDLVQRWGIDTIFDGEGEKLIVEVVKETLEGKTPPRYIYVGAAEAPSVDEISTIRGASINGLVEIGRGCPRGCAFCSVTLRPLRWYPLSKIEEELRVNAEAGVIDGILHADEVPLYGSQGVELNPTALIELHKLAKRYYRKVGWSHTTFVAVLLGEKKYGKLITRLAEIIEDEHQDWWGAEIGLETGSIRMAKQIMPGKAAPYKIEQWHDVVEESMAIMHELKLIPAVTLIVGLPGEQPDDVVQTIELIERLKPYRSLIVPLFYVPMSHVKAEKTGWLDKMNLYPEHIDLLKVVAKHSIYWARDIVNKFYFKGLHYAPVRLLVNYFINYVEKRLDRAEEDIERYKEILRAKWSEKRLEVLRYA, from the coding sequence ATGAGCTTTGACGTAATACTAACCACCGATCGAGGCATGATGAGTAACTATCACGGCAAGGAGTTTTTGGGTTTCGGCACTACGGGCCCCGTATTTGTGGAACTTCCTTTTGGGTTCTCAGAGAGGTTCCATACCTATCTCTTTGCCCCGAAGATAAAAACGGACAAAATGGGGCGGCCCGTCCAGGCGCCTTACGGCATGCGGAAGATAGAGGCCAAACTCCTCGATGCGGGGATAAATGCCGCCATAATAGACCCCGACTACGTCCCCAAGTACTTAAAGTCGGCCAAGATCTTAATGTTAAGCCACCATGACTACTTCGGAGTCAATCCCCCTTCGAGCACATGGGGCGTAATTTTAGGCAGAGAGACGCTTAACGCGTATTTATTCAGGAGGTTTATGGAGAGAATAGAGGGGCTTATCTGGGAGGGGAAGAAACTAAACGGACTTAAAGTCATGGTCGGCGGACCCGCCGCCTGGCAGTGGCTCTACTATCCTGACTTAGTACAACGTTGGGGGATCGACACCATATTTGACGGCGAGGGCGAGAAGCTCATCGTCGAGGTAGTCAAAGAGACTCTTGAAGGGAAGACGCCGCCCAGATATATCTATGTGGGCGCCGCCGAGGCCCCAAGTGTCGACGAGATTTCGACCATAAGGGGCGCCTCGATAAATGGACTTGTGGAGATAGGAAGGGGATGTCCTAGAGGCTGTGCCTTCTGTTCCGTAACTCTGAGGCCGTTAAGATGGTATCCCCTCAGCAAAATAGAGGAGGAGCTCAGAGTGAACGCCGAGGCCGGCGTGATAGACGGTATATTACACGCCGACGAAGTGCCCCTCTACGGTTCGCAGGGTGTGGAGTTGAACCCGACAGCCCTAATAGAGCTCCATAAGTTGGCTAAGCGCTATTACAGAAAGGTGGGTTGGAGCCATACGACGTTCGTGGCGGTCCTCCTGGGGGAAAAGAAATACGGCAAGCTCATAACAAGACTGGCCGAGATAATAGAAGACGAACATCAGGACTGGTGGGGAGCCGAGATAGGACTCGAGACTGGCTCCATAAGAATGGCGAAACAGATAATGCCGGGCAAGGCGGCTCCCTATAAGATAGAGCAGTGGCACGATGTGGTTGAGGAGTCTATGGCCATAATGCATGAGTTGAAGTTAATACCTGCGGTGACCCTCATAGTGGGCCTGCCTGGAGAACAGCCTGACGATGTGGTCCAGACTATAGAGCTCATAGAGCGGCTGAAGCCCTATAGGTCGCTTATAGTACCTCTCTTCTATGTGCCCATGAGCCACGTAAAGGCCGAGAAGACGGGGTGGCTTGACAAGATGAACTTATATCCAGAACATATAGACTTATTGAAAGTAGTTGCTAAACATTCAATATATTGGGCCCGCGATATAGTAAATAAATTCTACTTTAAAGGCCTCCATTACGCCCCTGTGAGGCTTCTAGTAAATTACTTTATAAACTATGTCGAGAAGAGACTAGATAGAGCTGAGGAAGATATTGAGCGCTATAAGGAGATATTGAGGGCTAAGTGGAGCGAAAAACGCCTAGAGGTCTTGAGGTACGCCTAG
- the radA gene encoding DNA repair and recombination protein RadA has translation MDVEELEGIGRVTGQKLKERGYYTVRDLAFASVKEIADIIGNEERAVQIIEAARSMLGLSNFISALDVYRKRINIKRISTGVRSLDELLNGGVETGAVTEVAGEFGAGKTQFCHQLAVMVQLPEDRGGLSAKAIYIDTENTFRPERITQMAKARGLDPDQALKNIYYARAYSSDHQMILVEQARRIIKQDNVKLLVVDSIVAHFRAEFPGRENLAERQQKLNKHIADLLKIADAYDVAVVVTNQVMAQPDVFFGNPLRPAGGNVLAHGATYRIWLRKSKENIRIAKIFDSPYHPEREATFKITEDGLTD, from the coding sequence ATGGACGTGGAGGAGCTTGAAGGCATAGGCAGAGTGACCGGACAGAAGCTTAAAGAGCGGGGTTACTATACTGTGAGAGATCTCGCCTTCGCGTCGGTTAAAGAAATCGCCGACATTATAGGCAATGAGGAGAGGGCGGTCCAGATAATAGAGGCGGCGCGGAGCATGTTGGGCCTTTCTAACTTCATATCCGCGTTGGACGTATATAGAAAGCGCATAAACATAAAGCGCATATCTACAGGAGTCCGCTCGCTAGACGAGTTGTTAAACGGCGGCGTCGAGACCGGCGCTGTTACGGAGGTCGCCGGCGAGTTCGGCGCGGGGAAGACTCAATTCTGCCACCAGCTGGCGGTGATGGTCCAGTTGCCGGAGGATAGGGGCGGCCTCAGCGCCAAGGCCATATATATAGACACCGAGAATACGTTCAGGCCTGAGCGCATAACGCAAATGGCCAAGGCCAGAGGGCTGGACCCGGACCAGGCCCTCAAGAACATATACTACGCGAGGGCCTATTCTTCGGACCACCAGATGATACTTGTGGAACAGGCTAGGCGCATTATAAAACAGGACAATGTAAAGCTCTTGGTTGTGGACTCTATAGTTGCCCACTTCCGCGCCGAATTTCCTGGACGCGAAAATCTAGCTGAGAGACAACAGAAGTTGAATAAACACATAGCCGACTTGTTGAAAATAGCCGATGCATACGACGTAGCCGTAGTGGTCACTAATCAGGTGATGGCGCAACCCGATGTATTCTTCGGCAACCCCCTGAGGCCTGCCGGGGGCAATGTATTGGCTCACGGCGCTACCTACCGCATATGGCTCCGTAAGAGTAAGGAGAACATCAGGATAGCCAAAATATTCGATTCGCCCTACCATCCGGAACGCGAAGCCACCTTTAAGATAACAGAAGATGGGCTTACCGATTAA
- a CDS encoding class I SAM-dependent methyltransferase family protein, whose translation MALRRLLRGVVPDDLLSLVPSSFDIIGSRQGAVALVELPDELERYKYDIAKAIRQLNRNIGAVIRRKGARSGPYRLYNYEVLIEGPTEVVHKEHGYFIKVDPTKVYFSPRDQTDRAEIAEMVRDGERVLYLFAGVGPYAVAIAKRRAVKWIYAVELNPWGFKYMVDNVKLNKLTSVTPIRADVADFCRDFNVKADRVLMTLPLGAHKYLDIAINCVVDGGYIHFYHTGPEEDPFREAEELLYSVCPGCIAVNRKIVRDYAPHIYKIRIDVKVRRT comes from the coding sequence GTGGCGCTTAGGAGATTGCTTAGAGGAGTAGTCCCCGACGACCTCTTGTCGTTAGTTCCCTCCTCTTTCGATATAATAGGATCGCGGCAGGGAGCCGTCGCCCTAGTGGAGCTCCCCGACGAGTTGGAACGGTATAAATACGACATAGCTAAGGCCATAAGGCAGTTGAATAGGAACATAGGCGCCGTAATTAGGCGTAAAGGCGCTAGATCGGGGCCCTATAGGCTCTACAACTACGAGGTACTAATAGAAGGACCTACAGAAGTCGTACATAAGGAGCACGGCTACTTCATAAAGGTCGACCCCACCAAGGTGTACTTCTCTCCCCGCGACCAGACCGACAGAGCCGAAATAGCCGAAATGGTCCGAGATGGCGAGCGTGTGTTGTACCTCTTCGCGGGGGTCGGGCCCTATGCGGTGGCCATAGCCAAAAGGCGGGCGGTCAAGTGGATCTACGCGGTGGAGCTAAACCCGTGGGGCTTTAAGTATATGGTAGACAACGTGAAGCTCAACAAACTGACCTCAGTAACGCCGATCAGGGCAGACGTCGCGGACTTCTGCCGCGACTTCAACGTAAAGGCCGATAGGGTCCTCATGACTCTGCCGCTAGGCGCGCACAAATACTTAGATATAGCCATTAATTGTGTGGTCGACGGAGGCTACATACATTTCTACCACACAGGACCTGAGGAGGATCCGTTTAGAGAGGCCGAGGAGTTGCTGTATTCTGTCTGCCCTGGATGTATAGCCGTAAATAGGAAAATAGTAAGGGATTATGCCCCCCACATATATAAAATAAGAATCGATGTGAAGGTCAGAAGAACCTAG